In Plodia interpunctella isolate USDA-ARS_2022_Savannah chromosome 19, ilPloInte3.2, whole genome shotgun sequence, a genomic segment contains:
- the LOC128678205 gene encoding uncharacterized protein LOC128678205 isoform X2: MRTSLYLVCVCAALVAVTAAPAPEPNPDPQPSPVANPQPNPADDRPEIIEIIAPAASAQETLATLNLGAPGSELSERNKRTIGILRQLFPTLTQIIEKKVQQITSMILTTFGPIFLKAFLGNRNGGGGNTGGGGGTVELDDDEDDDDTEPVTPSTTTTSTTTTTTTTEAPTTESRRRKRALTYLLNAIAEDQNSLLLGAESQQAEVRVGFGEGGQDQQTAASEDQQAAAQTNSASIDEITLDDADNSEENRNKRFLLGGGSQGGSGGGSGNFLFDIVRRPAEAMARAAGTAFRLFAGTDSLNVGLTASHTATLDPNNPQVHHTTLHI, translated from the exons ATGAGGACGTCGTTGTACTTAGTATGCGTGTGCGCCGCTCTAGTCGCGGTGACcgctgcgccggcgccggaACCGAACCCAGACCCACAACCCAGTCCTGTGGCTAACCCACAACCTAACCCGGCAGACGACAGACCTGAAATCATCGAGATTATTGCCCCAGCTGCAAGTGCACAG GAAACGCTGGCAACACTGAACCTGGGTGCTCCAGGTTCTGAACTAAGCGAACGAAACAAACGCACCATCGGTATACTCCGGCAGCTCTTCCCAACTCTCACacag ATAATCGAAAAAAAAGTACAGCAGATCACGAGCATGATATTGACGACCTTCGGCCCAATATTTCTGAAAGCATTCCTCGGGAACCGTAACGGTGGTGGAGGCAACACCGGCGGAGGGGGCGGAACCGTCGAGCTCGACGACGATGAAGATGACGACGACACTGAGCCTGTTACTCCTTCAACGACTACTACGTcgacaacaacaacaacaacaacaacagaaGCACCAACCACTGAATCGAGGAGAAGAAAGCGAGCGTTGACCTACTTGCTG AATGCGATCGCCGAAGACCAGAATTCACTGCTCTTGGGGGCGGAGTCCCAGCAAGCGGAGGTGCGAGTAGGCTTCGGCGAAGGAGGACAGGACCAGCAGACAGCCGCGAGTGAAGACCAGCAGGCAGCAGCTCAGACCAACTCGGCCAGTATCGACGAGATCACTCTTGATGATGCTGACAACAGCgaagaaaatagaaataaaag atTCTTACTTGGAGGCGGAAGCCAGGGTGGTTCAGGCGGCGGCTCCGGCAACTTCTTGTTCGACATTGTCAGa CGACCAGCGGAGGCGATGGCTAGGGCGGCGGGAACCGCGTTTAGACTGTTCGCAGGAACTGATTCTCTAAACGTGGGCCTTACAGCCTCCCACACAGCGACACTGGACCCCAATAACCCACAAGTACATCACACTACACTGCACATATAG
- the LOC128678041 gene encoding small glutamine-rich tetratricopeptide repeat-containing protein alpha-like: MSDVKTVAASIVNFLKQQLEGETLSLDSRESVEVGVQCIETAFELSPEDMARAVDLLQLVRQQKGVNSTPDCAEAEKLKNEGNELIKAERHREALEKYSRAIELDPRNSVYFCNRAAAHFKLGEHEATVADCTAALALQPDYGKAHGRLGLALTALNRHREARAAFARASQLEPDNESYKQNLRLADEYLAQNGERGPLDLGGLLQNPALLNMATEMLADPNMQNLISGLMNNTQATGPTGPGGMNALLEAGQALAQHMQAANPDLVEQLRRQVRPPGGPGANPPSQ, translated from the coding sequence ATGTCGGACGTTAAAACAGTGGCGGCTAGTATAGTTAATTTTCTGAAACAACAGCTCGAAGGAGAAACATTGAGTTTGGATTCAAGGGAGAGCGTTGAGGTTGGCGTGCAATGCATAGAAACCGCATTTGAGCTTAGCCCCGAAGATATGGCTCGAGCTGTTGATCTATTGCAACTCGTAAGACAACAAAAGGGCGTAAATTCTACTCCAGATTGCGCAGAGGctgaaaaattaaagaacGAAGGTAATGAACTGATAAAAGCGGAACGGCATCGCGAAGCGCTTGAAAAGTATTCGCGTGCAATCGAACTCGATCCGCGTAACTCTGTTTACTTCTGTAACCGTGCGGCTGCGCATTTCAAACTTGGGGAACACGAAGCCACCGTCGCAGACTGCACCGCGGCGCTTGCTTTACAACCTGATTACGGCAAAGCGCACGGCCGTCTTGGCCTGGCCTTGACTGCTTTAAACAGACACAGAGAGGCCCGAGCTGCATTCGCTCGCGCATCTCAGCTCGAACCAGATAATGAatcatacaaacaaaatttgcGCCTTGCTGATGAATACTTAGCACAAAATGGGGAGCGCGGTCCTCTCGACCTCGGAGGTCTGTTGCAGAACCCAGCCCTACTCAACATGGCCACAGAAATGTTAGCAGATCCTAATATGCAAAATCTTATCTCTGGATTGATGAATAATACACAAGCAACTGGTCCGACTGGGCCTGGGGGCATGAATGCTCTGTTGGAGGCTGGCCAAGCTCTCGCTCAGCATATGCAGGCTGCCAACCCTGACCTGGTAGAACAGCTTCGCAGGCAAGTCCGTCCACCCGGCGGGCCTGGTGCCAACCCCCCATCACAGTGA
- the LOC128678205 gene encoding uncharacterized protein LOC128678205 isoform X1, whose product MRTSLYLVCVCAALVAVTAAPAPEPNPDPQPSPVANPQPNPADDRPEIIEIIAPAASAQETLATLNLGAPGSELSERNKRTIGILRQLFPTLTQIIEKKVQQITSMILTTFGPIFLKAFLGNRNGGGGNTGGGGGTVELDDDEDDDDTEPVTPSTTTTSTTTTTTTTEAPTTESRRRKRALTYLLNAIAEDQNSLLLGAESQQAEVRVGFGEGGQDQQTAASEDQQAAAQTNSASIDEITLDDADNSEENRNKRFLLGGGSQGGSGGGSGNFLFDIVRLVAGSSSGTGDSSQPPEGDDTNTKGDNLTEGVPGPITRLFIIANRGIANLIQDLILRIAQTSERIVNFKARLITSII is encoded by the exons ATGAGGACGTCGTTGTACTTAGTATGCGTGTGCGCCGCTCTAGTCGCGGTGACcgctgcgccggcgccggaACCGAACCCAGACCCACAACCCAGTCCTGTGGCTAACCCACAACCTAACCCGGCAGACGACAGACCTGAAATCATCGAGATTATTGCCCCAGCTGCAAGTGCACAG GAAACGCTGGCAACACTGAACCTGGGTGCTCCAGGTTCTGAACTAAGCGAACGAAACAAACGCACCATCGGTATACTCCGGCAGCTCTTCCCAACTCTCACacag ATAATCGAAAAAAAAGTACAGCAGATCACGAGCATGATATTGACGACCTTCGGCCCAATATTTCTGAAAGCATTCCTCGGGAACCGTAACGGTGGTGGAGGCAACACCGGCGGAGGGGGCGGAACCGTCGAGCTCGACGACGATGAAGATGACGACGACACTGAGCCTGTTACTCCTTCAACGACTACTACGTcgacaacaacaacaacaacaacaacagaaGCACCAACCACTGAATCGAGGAGAAGAAAGCGAGCGTTGACCTACTTGCTG AATGCGATCGCCGAAGACCAGAATTCACTGCTCTTGGGGGCGGAGTCCCAGCAAGCGGAGGTGCGAGTAGGCTTCGGCGAAGGAGGACAGGACCAGCAGACAGCCGCGAGTGAAGACCAGCAGGCAGCAGCTCAGACCAACTCGGCCAGTATCGACGAGATCACTCTTGATGATGCTGACAACAGCgaagaaaatagaaataaaag atTCTTACTTGGAGGCGGAAGCCAGGGTGGTTCAGGCGGCGGCTCCGGCAACTTCTTGTTCGACATTGTCAGa TTGGTAGCTGGATCTTCATCGGGAACTGGCGACAGCTCACAGCCGCCCGAGGGAGACGACACCAACACGAAAGGAGACAACCTGACTGAGGGAGTCCCCGGCCCCATCACGCGTCTCTTCATAATCGCTAACAGAGGCATTGCGAACCTCATCCAGGACTTGATCCTTCGTATCGCTCAAACCTCCGAGAGGATAGTCAACTTCAAGGCGCGATTGATTACCTCCATCATTTAA
- the LOC128678205 gene encoding uncharacterized protein LOC128678205 isoform X3 — MRTSLYLVCVCAALVAVTAAPAPEPNPDPQPSPVANPQPNPADDRPEIIEIIAPAASAQETLATLNLGAPGSELSERNKRTIGILRQLFPTLTQNAIAEDQNSLLLGAESQQAEVRVGFGEGGQDQQTAASEDQQAAAQTNSASIDEITLDDADNSEENRNKRFLLGGGSQGGSGGGSGNFLFDIVRLVAGSSSGTGDSSQPPEGDDTNTKGDNLTEGVPGPITRLFIIANRGIANLIQDLILRIAQTSERIVNFKARLITSII; from the exons ATGAGGACGTCGTTGTACTTAGTATGCGTGTGCGCCGCTCTAGTCGCGGTGACcgctgcgccggcgccggaACCGAACCCAGACCCACAACCCAGTCCTGTGGCTAACCCACAACCTAACCCGGCAGACGACAGACCTGAAATCATCGAGATTATTGCCCCAGCTGCAAGTGCACAG GAAACGCTGGCAACACTGAACCTGGGTGCTCCAGGTTCTGAACTAAGCGAACGAAACAAACGCACCATCGGTATACTCCGGCAGCTCTTCCCAACTCTCACacag AATGCGATCGCCGAAGACCAGAATTCACTGCTCTTGGGGGCGGAGTCCCAGCAAGCGGAGGTGCGAGTAGGCTTCGGCGAAGGAGGACAGGACCAGCAGACAGCCGCGAGTGAAGACCAGCAGGCAGCAGCTCAGACCAACTCGGCCAGTATCGACGAGATCACTCTTGATGATGCTGACAACAGCgaagaaaatagaaataaaag atTCTTACTTGGAGGCGGAAGCCAGGGTGGTTCAGGCGGCGGCTCCGGCAACTTCTTGTTCGACATTGTCAGa TTGGTAGCTGGATCTTCATCGGGAACTGGCGACAGCTCACAGCCGCCCGAGGGAGACGACACCAACACGAAAGGAGACAACCTGACTGAGGGAGTCCCCGGCCCCATCACGCGTCTCTTCATAATCGCTAACAGAGGCATTGCGAACCTCATCCAGGACTTGATCCTTCGTATCGCTCAAACCTCCGAGAGGATAGTCAACTTCAAGGCGCGATTGATTACCTCCATCATTTAA
- the Arp10 gene encoding actin-related protein 10 has protein sequence MALYEGIALIQEKQAVVLDLGYDYTKFGFTGEAAPRCIIRSEFWCPTERRFKRVHEYKTPEELYDNLVQMLHLLYFRHVLVNPKERKVVVVESLLTPTLFRETLAKVLFNHYEVSGVVWADSPRLCALTLGTAVSLIVSIGAREAEVAAVVHASVVLRALQSQPLAARAIHDELARLLDEDNGQELHLSDDVIEDIKVKTCFVIPRARALQWSSASPPAGAAAVRYPRAGRSAVAVSGRARELAAEPLFARDNELASLPDIVLQCIMQCPIDARRALADNILVTGGTAALPGLRARLAQELKVLVTQPPYNEHLYIQSFKFHSAPAHCNTTAWVGGAVGGAEGGAARALSREAWARARRLRDWVCLLDNTPHDHPHREHLDI, from the exons atggcTTTATATGAGGGCATAGCCCTTATTCAAGAAAAACAAGCAGTGGTACTGGATTTGGGTTACGATTATACAAA ATTTGGTTTCACTGGAGAAGCTGCCCCTAGATGTATAATTCGCTCAGAATTTTGGTGCCCGACAGAGCGCCGCTTCAAAAGAGTTCACGAATACAAAACTCCAGAGGAATTATATGATAATCTAGTACAGATGTTACACTTGCTCTATTTcag acATGTGCTGGTAAACCCTAAGGAGCGTAAAGTTGTGGTTGTAGAGTCGCTACTCACCCCCACTCTCTTCAGGGAAACTCTCGCCAAAGTGTTGTTTAATCACTATGAG GTATCAGGTGTGGTGTGGGCGGACAGTCCGAGGCTGTGCGCGCTGACCCTGGGCACTGCAGTCAGCTTGATTGTGTCCATTGGAGCCCGGGAAGCTGAAGTAGCTGCAG TGGTCCACGCGTCAGTGGTGCTCCGCGCACTGCAGTCGCAGCCGCTGGCCGCGCGCGCCATACACGACGAGCTGGCGCGGCTGCTGGACGAGGACAACGGGCAGGAGCTGCATTTGTCTGATGACGTCATTGAAGATATCAAAG TAAAGACCTGCTTCGTGAtcccgcgcgcgcgcgcactACAATGGTCGTCCGCGTCCCCGCCCGCGGGCGCGGCCGCCGTGCGGTACCCGCGCGCGGGGCGCAGCGCCGTCGCGGTGTCGGGCCGCGCCCGCGAGCTGGCGGCGGAGCCCCTCTTCGCCAGGGACAACGAGTTAGCCTCGCTGCCTGATATTGTGCTGCAGTGTATTATGCAG TGTCCAATCGACGCCCGGCGCGCGCTGGCTGACAATATCCTAGTGACGGGCGGCACCGCCGCGCTGCCCGGGCTGCGCGCCAGGCTTGCGCAGGAGCTGAAGGTTCTCGTCACACAGCCGCCTTACAA CGAGCATTTATACATCCAAAGCTTCAAGTTCCACTCGGCGCCGGCGCACTGCAACACGACGGCGTGGGTGGGGGGCGCGGTGGGGGGCGCGGAGGGGGGCGCCGCGCGGGCGCTGTCGCGCGAGGCGtgggcgcgggcgcggcgtCTGCGCGACTGGGTCTGCTTGCTCGACAACACGCCGCACGACCATCCGCATAGAGAACATTTGGATATATAA